In Calderihabitans maritimus, one DNA window encodes the following:
- the dat gene encoding D-amino-acid transaminase produces MGLVFLDGEYLDFAQAKVSVEDRGYQFGDGIYEVVRCYRGIPFQLGAHLERLEKSARAIELDLPYSREEMEEITSELLARSGIQEAQLYIQVTRGTAPRSHFWPEGIKPVVVMYVREAAPPEEGLRRSGVKVITVVDDRWKRCNVKSLNLLPNVLAKNRARQAGAFEAVFYEEESRLVNEGSSSNVFALVADTLVTPDLGHNILPGITRKVVLDIARQKGLPVKEDRLSLDDLYRAQEVFITSTVVEIMPVVMVDELPVADGKPGPVTRMLYEAYREEVEEAIKKAR; encoded by the coding sequence ATGGGATTAGTTTTTTTGGACGGAGAATACCTTGATTTTGCTCAGGCGAAAGTCTCTGTGGAAGACAGGGGATACCAGTTCGGCGACGGTATTTACGAGGTGGTCCGCTGTTACCGGGGAATTCCCTTTCAACTGGGAGCGCACCTGGAAAGGCTGGAGAAAAGTGCCAGGGCTATAGAGCTGGACCTGCCGTATAGTCGAGAGGAGATGGAAGAGATAACATCGGAATTGCTGGCCAGGAGCGGGATTCAGGAAGCTCAGTTGTATATTCAGGTTACGAGGGGAACGGCTCCCCGGAGCCACTTCTGGCCGGAGGGGATTAAGCCCGTAGTGGTAATGTATGTCCGGGAAGCAGCGCCTCCCGAAGAGGGACTCAGAAGAAGCGGAGTTAAAGTTATTACCGTGGTAGACGACCGGTGGAAGCGCTGTAACGTCAAGTCTTTGAATCTGCTCCCCAATGTTCTGGCCAAAAACAGGGCCCGCCAGGCAGGGGCTTTTGAAGCCGTTTTTTACGAAGAGGAAAGCCGGCTGGTCAATGAAGGTTCCAGTTCCAACGTCTTTGCCCTGGTTGCCGACACGCTGGTGACACCGGATTTGGGCCACAACATCTTACCCGGTATTACCCGGAAAGTTGTGCTGGATATAGCCCGCCAAAAGGGTCTTCCCGTAAAGGAAGACCGGCTGAGCCTGGACGACCTTTACCGGGCGCAGGAGGTGTTCATTACCAGCACGGTAGTGGAAATCATGCCGGTAGTGATGGTAGACGAGCTGCCGGTGGCCGACGGCAAACCCGGCCCCGTAACCCGAATGCTCTACGAAGCCTACCGAGAAGAGGTGGAGGAAGCAATAAAAAAAGCCAGGTAG
- a CDS encoding ferritin-like domain-containing protein yields MVDLINENKLGVTKGTELEKAVDGEFKGETWEVGTYLAMARQAQREGYPEVAEVLTKIAWEEAQHAARFAELNGKISASTKENIEKMLAGEQQANKGKREAAVKAKELGLDEAHDALDESSRDEARHARALAGLLERYFK; encoded by the coding sequence ATGGTGGACTTGATCAATGAAAACAAACTTGGTGTTACTAAGGGAACGGAGTTGGAGAAGGCGGTTGACGGAGAATTTAAAGGAGAAACATGGGAAGTGGGTACATATTTGGCCATGGCTCGCCAGGCGCAGAGGGAAGGCTACCCGGAAGTGGCCGAAGTTCTTACTAAGATAGCCTGGGAGGAAGCCCAGCATGCCGCTCGTTTTGCCGAGCTGAACGGTAAAATATCGGCCAGTACTAAGGAAAATATAGAAAAAATGCTGGCGGGAGAACAACAGGCTAACAAAGGAAAGCGCGAAGCAGCCGTTAAAGCTAAAGAGTTGGGCCTGGATGAAGCTCATGATGCTTTAGATGAATCCTCCCGCGATGAAGCCAGACATGCCCGCGCCCTGGCCGGTTTGCTCGAGAGGTATTTTAAGTAA
- the trmL gene encoding tRNA (uridine(34)/cytosine(34)/5-carboxymethylaminomethyluridine(34)-2'-O)-methyltransferase TrmL, giving the protein MHIVLVEPEIPQNTGNIVRTCAATGSILHLVRPLGFSTEDRYLKRAGLDYWHLVEIHYHDSFAEVRRKYPEATFYFATTKAARHYTAVRYQPGDFLVFGKETKGLPEDLLKANAEYCIRIPMINEARSLNLSNSVAIVLYEALRQQGFPGLR; this is encoded by the coding sequence GTGCACATTGTTTTGGTGGAACCGGAAATTCCCCAGAATACCGGTAATATCGTGAGGACCTGTGCCGCTACAGGGAGCATCCTTCATTTGGTGAGACCTCTGGGTTTTTCTACCGAAGATCGCTACCTGAAGCGGGCCGGCTTGGATTACTGGCACCTGGTAGAGATTCACTACCATGACAGTTTTGCCGAGGTTCGGCGGAAATACCCGGAAGCCACCTTCTATTTTGCTACTACTAAAGCGGCAAGGCATTACACTGCCGTGCGCTACCAGCCGGGGGACTTTTTGGTTTTCGGCAAGGAAACCAAGGGACTGCCGGAGGATCTGCTTAAGGCCAACGCCGAGTACTGCATCCGTATACCCATGATCAATGAAGCCCGTTCCCTCAATCTGTCCAATTCCGTGGCTATAGTCCTGTACGAGGCATTACGCCAGCAGGGTTTTCCCGGCTTACGCTGA
- a CDS encoding copper amine oxidase N-terminal domain-containing protein, which translates to MFSISLIRMRTSSGRGRSVVIRFVASSLIVSFALLLLPGLADTGRVAELPSNLGVDDIQRVEFSRSDTSFRSLFPNLPEDRVKIEQLIKLYNLAIGKLGPEEPWDDGSYPMLYFLPQVRLELKDGRNVTIILHETVSIYAETPVQSHTVTDPELAKKLKNLASSYFVPAEGVTINSRFVRLGDEITVRSDVARGKEATILLMPSYWPVTIPSAPAPFPVPEAILLATVPVENDSFSYTFTLSETMGERIDGTPGRPGPGAWHLVVNGGGQTMIPITILPSGPPEPRAVVYDQGRVLTWTPTEGIQEQVLDNPQDQPLNISEPGRGSPVTHISLGFLEKWLDIPVTPVDSEQYRLGPEELGLTVRAGEDFARVNGTMVALESPLVKTGGVSRLPWVSLGYFFGYRVQWLGPERVAFLRNLDQLPEEVRRELGAPRTMRMTGRTVTVTLDGKKLDLGIVSPYLDLVRSRVMVPLRATVEALGGKVDWFSLKENYAEVMTDHNYGLKPFGEKVNSYVDISFKNKSWRLYLTPTSSGVTVVPLRELALVLGYGITWNGPKAQVNLHSPAGLK; encoded by the coding sequence ATGTTTTCAATTTCATTAATACGGATGAGAACTAGCTCAGGCCGTGGTCGGTCGGTTGTAATACGATTCGTAGCGTCTTCGCTAATCGTGTCGTTCGCTCTTTTACTGCTTCCAGGCCTCGCTGACACCGGCCGGGTTGCGGAGTTACCGTCAAACCTGGGCGTCGATGACATTCAAAGGGTAGAATTCAGCCGCTCGGACACTAGTTTCCGGTCCCTTTTTCCCAACCTGCCTGAGGACCGAGTCAAGATTGAGCAGTTGATAAAGCTTTACAACCTGGCTATCGGCAAACTGGGTCCTGAAGAGCCGTGGGATGATGGCTCCTATCCCATGCTTTACTTCCTTCCTCAGGTTCGCTTGGAGCTTAAGGATGGCCGCAATGTCACCATTATCCTGCATGAAACCGTCAGCATCTATGCCGAAACACCGGTCCAGAGTCACACAGTCACCGACCCCGAGCTCGCCAAAAAGCTCAAGAATTTAGCTTCTAGCTATTTTGTTCCCGCTGAGGGTGTAACAATAAACTCCCGCTTCGTACGTCTGGGAGATGAAATAACGGTACGTTCAGACGTGGCCAGAGGGAAAGAAGCTACCATCCTGCTGATGCCTTCCTACTGGCCTGTCACCATACCCTCAGCCCCGGCGCCCTTCCCGGTACCGGAGGCCATTCTTTTGGCGACAGTACCGGTTGAGAACGACAGTTTCAGCTATACGTTCACCCTATCTGAGACGATGGGTGAACGGATTGATGGAACACCTGGCCGGCCCGGTCCCGGCGCCTGGCATCTGGTTGTTAATGGCGGGGGCCAGACCATGATTCCCATAACCATTCTCCCATCGGGACCTCCCGAACCCCGGGCAGTGGTCTACGATCAGGGCAGGGTGCTGACCTGGACGCCGACAGAAGGGATACAGGAACAGGTTCTTGACAACCCCCAAGATCAACCCCTGAATATCAGTGAACCGGGCCGAGGCAGCCCTGTTACCCACATAAGCCTTGGCTTTCTCGAAAAATGGCTGGATATTCCCGTAACCCCCGTTGATTCCGAACAGTATCGTCTAGGCCCGGAGGAACTGGGATTGACCGTCAGAGCGGGTGAAGATTTCGCCCGGGTGAACGGGACGATGGTGGCACTAGAGAGTCCTCTCGTGAAAACCGGGGGCGTTTCCAGACTACCGTGGGTAAGTCTCGGATACTTCTTCGGTTACCGGGTTCAGTGGTTGGGCCCAGAACGAGTGGCCTTTCTCCGCAATTTGGACCAACTTCCGGAAGAAGTTAGGCGAGAACTGGGAGCCCCCAGAACTATGAGGATGACCGGTAGAACAGTGACCGTCACCCTGGATGGCAAAAAGCTCGATCTCGGTATCGTCTCCCCTTATCTTGATCTGGTGCGCTCCCGCGTGATGGTTCCCCTCCGGGCAACGGTGGAAGCACTGGGCGGTAAAGTAGACTGGTTCTCACTGAAGGAGAATTACGCAGAGGTCATGACGGATCACAACTACGGCCTAAAGCCTTTCGGCGAGAAGGTCAACTCCTATGTTGACATCAGCTTTAAGAACAAAAGCTGGAGACTATACCTGACCCCCACGTCGAGCGGTGTGACAGTGGTTCCCCTGAGGGAGTTGGCCCTGGTCCTCGGCTACGGGATAACCTGGAACGGTCCAAAAGCTCAGGTTAACCTACACTCTCCAGCTGGATTGAAGTGA
- the hepT gene encoding type VII toxin-antitoxin system HepT family RNase toxin has protein sequence MKYRQLNLARIREKVTDIKESLAFLRQYAMQNDETFLKNKEAVHAARYSFIVLIEAAMNIANHFCARLLDKAPETYAETFLLLGEEGIIDPQLAQRLAQMAKFRNLLVHGYGKVDDRRMLRSMREDLSDVEAFIREITKIVMEAEEKNNG, from the coding sequence ATGAAATATCGCCAGCTAAACTTGGCCAGAATCAGAGAGAAGGTAACTGATATTAAAGAATCACTTGCTTTTCTACGACAATATGCAATGCAAAACGATGAAACTTTTTTAAAGAATAAGGAAGCGGTTCATGCAGCCCGTTACTCCTTCATTGTTTTAATTGAAGCAGCCATGAACATTGCCAATCACTTTTGTGCCCGGTTGTTAGATAAAGCTCCGGAAACATATGCGGAAACCTTTTTGTTACTCGGTGAAGAAGGTATCATAGACCCCCAGCTGGCGCAAAGGCTGGCCCAAATGGCAAAGTTCCGCAATCTCCTGGTTCACGGTTACGGAAAAGTTGATGATCGCAGAATGTTGCGAAGCATGCGGGAGGATCTCTCTGATGTGGAGGCCTTTATACGTGAAATTACCAAAATTGTGATGGAAGCGGAGGAGAAAAACAATGGTTGA
- a CDS encoding sensor histidine kinase — MKNSIGKKIILSYFLILIISFALVGTMFYFITLNYIERSVVKQLVMQGREATALINKSFENRKIFKERSFLGMVRGAFLWRKMQISGQDYAILDPWGRVLFTNVKSLEGKRIDLDNFKRIGRRDYYSRKGDKISVVLPLDRGYLMLSGRLTGIKMMTLEILRILLLTFLISGLIVIVIGMFLSRSITAPIKKMAIMASRLKERDFDVAIDINTGDELQELGDTINDLARKLKDYDLAQKRFLQNVSHELKTPLMSIQGYAEGIKDGVFKEDGIEVILNETARMRELVNDIIYLSRLETVNDFNFAETDINEIIRKSVEKFEGAAKLRNIEIEMKLDGPGQIRGDEEKLLQAVANLLSNAVKYARTKICVSKEVKDSRVIIEVADDGEGLDTEELDKVFERFYKGKDGDTGIGLSIVKTIVEKHGGKVSAYNRKNKGAVFRIEIPQNFHT; from the coding sequence ATGAAAAATTCAATTGGGAAAAAAATTATACTATCGTACTTCCTGATACTTATAATTTCCTTTGCCCTGGTGGGGACCATGTTTTATTTTATAACCTTAAACTACATCGAGCGAAGTGTAGTGAAGCAGTTGGTTATGCAGGGGAGAGAAGCAACAGCATTAATAAACAAGAGCTTTGAAAACAGGAAGATTTTTAAGGAGAGGTCATTCCTCGGGATGGTAAGGGGTGCATTTTTGTGGAGAAAAATGCAAATATCAGGTCAGGATTATGCAATTCTTGATCCCTGGGGAAGGGTTTTGTTTACAAATGTAAAATCGTTAGAGGGCAAAAGGATAGACCTTGATAATTTTAAGAGGATTGGAAGAAGGGATTACTATTCCAGAAAAGGGGATAAGATATCCGTCGTTTTACCCCTGGATAGAGGCTACCTAATGCTGAGCGGCAGATTAACAGGTATAAAAATGATGACGCTGGAAATCTTGAGAATTTTGCTTTTGACCTTTTTAATATCTGGCCTGATAGTAATCGTAATAGGCATGTTTTTATCCAGGTCTATCACGGCTCCGATAAAAAAGATGGCTATCATGGCGTCCAGGCTAAAAGAAAGGGATTTCGATGTAGCTATTGATATCAATACAGGGGATGAACTTCAGGAATTGGGAGATACAATTAATGACTTGGCTCGAAAGCTTAAGGATTATGACCTTGCCCAAAAAAGATTTTTGCAAAATGTGTCTCATGAACTTAAAACGCCTCTTATGTCCATACAGGGGTATGCAGAAGGGATAAAGGATGGTGTGTTTAAAGAAGACGGTATAGAGGTAATCCTGAATGAAACAGCCAGGATGCGCGAACTGGTTAATGACATTATTTATCTCTCCAGACTTGAAACAGTAAATGATTTTAATTTTGCAGAAACAGATATTAATGAAATTATCAGAAAAAGTGTAGAAAAATTCGAAGGGGCGGCTAAACTCAGGAATATAGAAATAGAAATGAAGCTAGATGGTCCTGGGCAAATAAGAGGGGACGAAGAAAAATTGCTCCAGGCTGTTGCGAATTTGTTAAGTAACGCTGTTAAGTATGCTAGAACTAAGATCTGTGTTTCAAAGGAAGTAAAAGATTCACGGGTGATTATTGAAGTGGCAGATGACGGTGAAGGGTTAGATACTGAGGAGCTCGACAAGGTTTTTGAAAGGTTTTATAAGGGTAAAGATGGAGATACCGGCATAGGATTATCTATCGTAAAAACTATTGTTGAAAAGCACGGTGGAAAGGTAAGCGCCTACAATAGAAAAAACAAAGGGGCAGTATTCAGGATAGAAATTCCACAGAATTTCCACACTTAA
- a CDS encoding VanZ family protein translates to MLNLFFLYLVGLVGVTIFPIPIGVPYYGDYFHVNFIPFKSILGSLNHSWYMVPLRNIGGNLVLLAPFGFLLPLVWKGVNTLGKVVTTGFLLSLTIELLQLIIPGRAADVDDLILNTFGLLFGFLAFKLFDLLLRLITKEKRLSESR, encoded by the coding sequence CTGTTAAACCTGTTCTTCCTTTACCTTGTGGGTTTGGTGGGTGTAACCATCTTTCCCATTCCCATAGGAGTGCCTTACTATGGTGATTATTTCCACGTCAATTTCATACCATTTAAAAGCATTCTGGGATCGCTCAACCATTCCTGGTATATGGTTCCGTTGCGGAATATCGGCGGAAATTTAGTTTTACTGGCTCCTTTTGGGTTTCTATTGCCTCTAGTCTGGAAGGGCGTAAATACACTGGGTAAAGTTGTCACCACAGGCTTTTTACTGTCCTTGACAATTGAATTATTGCAGTTGATTATTCCGGGCAGGGCGGCTGATGTGGATGATCTTATTTTGAATACCTTCGGTCTCTTGTTTGGGTTTTTGGCCTTCAAATTGTTTGATCTGTTACTGAGATTGATAACTAAAGAAAAAAGATTGAGTGAGTCTCGATAA
- a CDS encoding stalk domain-containing protein, with product MHSRRLFYGWRVCVTLFLTLVMFIWADSPGLAADDVKLVIDGRVIDASPPPIIKNGRTLVPVRLVSETLGAYVGWHAESRTVTITKGNRSVQLRIDNRLVAYTEDRTTYGLSDVPPQIFGNRTFVPLRLVSNALGVSVSWNDSERTVYVDSSVPAAVTPFFDMALPSIEPGQTITGTTELQVTFNDTPPAGAAEVRFLLLDPETGRGPIVARGSDLKGIYQWLPDPFYNGIRVLAAAIYDQEGRFLAGCVIPVELAVAPQVALAGIAQEQVVEDSVSLRVDLNFVAEYVKYEITNIDTGNVMVTGEKDPQGTYTWTPQFADNGATSIRAIAYDRSGQAYYSPPVTVKVDVKRKLQLRGVSPGATVERPVTLWFSRNFLVSRAEYILKDIKTGKEEILLPADGQLSYKWFPGPEQAGTWELTAKVTDTKGNTYTTEPITIQVPAKPILLLESIGPNQVLTGTVKLRSSANVPLSSITYQLLNPETGEKRVIADGSASQAEYSWTPEEKDSGSWQIQAVATTISGEKIASEAIPVKVYLGPVYGPQPIIEKSKFLDFVSQLAKQSQERTGMSAALQVAQAILETGWGQYTPVDKYTGRLSYNLFGIKGQGPAGSVISNTWEEYNGNTFRVDATFRAYNNPAESWADHKKLLLTARRYEPFRAVMHNSTQGAWALRRAGYATDSKYPLKLISIIKRYDLHLLDEVSI from the coding sequence ATGCATTCAAGGAGGCTATTTTACGGTTGGCGAGTGTGTGTAACACTGTTTCTGACGCTGGTGATGTTCATCTGGGCGGATTCCCCCGGATTAGCGGCTGACGATGTTAAATTGGTAATTGACGGTCGGGTGATTGATGCATCGCCCCCACCCATAATCAAAAACGGCCGCACCCTGGTACCGGTACGTTTGGTCTCTGAAACACTGGGGGCTTATGTTGGGTGGCATGCGGAAAGCAGGACTGTTACTATCACCAAGGGTAACCGTTCAGTTCAATTACGGATTGATAATCGTCTGGTTGCTTACACAGAAGATCGGACTACCTACGGGTTGTCAGACGTTCCGCCACAGATTTTTGGCAACCGTACCTTTGTCCCTTTGAGGTTGGTAAGTAACGCTTTGGGAGTCTCAGTAAGCTGGAATGACTCTGAACGGACTGTTTATGTTGATTCCAGTGTGCCTGCAGCCGTTACCCCTTTCTTTGATATGGCGTTGCCGTCTATAGAACCTGGACAAACTATCACTGGAACCACAGAACTTCAGGTTACTTTTAATGATACGCCGCCTGCTGGTGCTGCGGAAGTGCGGTTTCTACTCCTTGACCCGGAAACGGGCCGGGGACCAATCGTGGCAAGGGGAAGTGACCTAAAGGGAATATACCAATGGCTGCCTGACCCGTTTTACAACGGTATTCGCGTGCTGGCTGCTGCAATCTATGACCAAGAGGGCCGTTTCCTGGCTGGCTGTGTCATCCCCGTGGAACTGGCAGTTGCGCCCCAGGTGGCATTGGCGGGTATAGCTCAGGAACAGGTGGTAGAGGATAGTGTTTCTCTTAGAGTGGACTTAAACTTTGTAGCCGAGTATGTAAAGTATGAAATAACTAACATCGATACAGGGAACGTAATGGTTACAGGGGAAAAGGATCCTCAAGGTACTTACACCTGGACGCCTCAATTTGCGGATAACGGCGCTACTTCTATCCGCGCTATAGCCTATGACCGTTCCGGGCAGGCCTATTACAGCCCGCCCGTGACCGTGAAAGTAGACGTAAAAAGAAAGCTACAATTAAGAGGGGTATCCCCTGGCGCCACAGTGGAAAGGCCGGTTACGCTTTGGTTTTCCCGAAACTTCCTGGTCAGCAGAGCAGAGTACATACTGAAAGATATAAAGACAGGGAAAGAAGAAATCCTGTTGCCAGCGGACGGTCAGTTGAGCTACAAGTGGTTTCCAGGACCGGAACAGGCAGGAACGTGGGAATTAACGGCAAAGGTAACGGACACTAAGGGCAATACTTATACCACTGAGCCTATTACTATTCAGGTACCGGCAAAGCCAATACTGCTTCTGGAATCCATAGGTCCTAACCAGGTGCTGACAGGGACAGTAAAGCTCCGGTCATCGGCTAATGTTCCCCTTAGTAGTATCACATACCAATTACTAAACCCTGAAACAGGAGAAAAACGGGTGATTGCCGACGGCAGTGCTTCCCAGGCGGAATACTCCTGGACACCTGAAGAAAAGGACTCTGGATCGTGGCAGATTCAAGCCGTAGCTACCACCATTTCAGGGGAAAAAATAGCAAGTGAGGCTATCCCGGTAAAGGTTTATTTGGGGCCGGTATACGGGCCTCAGCCGATAATAGAGAAAAGCAAGTTTTTAGATTTTGTATCCCAACTGGCTAAACAATCGCAGGAAAGAACAGGTATGTCTGCAGCGCTACAAGTTGCCCAGGCTATCCTAGAAACGGGTTGGGGCCAATACACGCCGGTGGATAAGTATACCGGTCGGCTCTCCTATAACCTGTTTGGCATCAAAGGCCAGGGTCCAGCCGGTTCGGTAATCTCCAATACCTGGGAAGAATATAACGGAAATACCTTCCGCGTGGATGCAACATTTAGAGCTTACAATAACCCGGCTGAAAGCTGGGCGGATCACAAAAAACTTTTGCTCACAGCCAGAAGGTACGAGCCGTTTAGAGCGGTGATGCACAACAGTACTCAGGGAGCGTGGGCATTACGACGTGCTGGCTATGCTACTGACTCCAAATATCCGCTGAAACTAATATCGATTATTAAACGATACGACTTGCACCTGCTGGATGAAGTAAGTATATAG
- a CDS encoding small, acid-soluble spore protein, alpha/beta type — MPKKSRQTPQEKNKHEKEEKLSPRHRLKIEVAAELGLLDKVREKGWSSLSAAESGRIGGIMTKRLRQEGIETRN, encoded by the coding sequence ATGCCCAAAAAGTCTAGGCAGACTCCGCAGGAGAAGAATAAGCATGAAAAAGAGGAAAAGTTAAGCCCTCGCCACCGGCTTAAGATAGAAGTGGCGGCTGAATTGGGGTTGCTCGATAAAGTGAGGGAGAAAGGGTGGAGCAGCCTGAGTGCTGCGGAAAGCGGGCGTATAGGCGGGATAATGACTAAACGATTGAGACAAGAAGGGATAGAAACCCGGAATTAA
- the mntA gene encoding type VII toxin-antitoxin system MntA family adenylyltransferase antitoxin, translating into MVENSLRSFTLTPEEKEKIINKIAAELKQVIAIRFAFLHGSFTENRPFHDIDVAVYFTRQTPEDIRLDTCIELSTKLTGVLNIPVDIHQLNSASLSFCYYASQGRILFCRDREEVYQYKEKTWIMYMDFYPFLKQNLLDLLEV; encoded by the coding sequence ATGGTTGAAAATTCCCTTCGTTCCTTTACCCTCACTCCCGAAGAGAAAGAAAAGATTATCAATAAGATAGCAGCAGAGCTGAAGCAAGTTATAGCAATAAGGTTTGCCTTTTTGCACGGCTCTTTTACAGAAAACCGTCCCTTCCACGATATAGATGTTGCCGTCTACTTCACCAGGCAAACACCTGAAGATATCAGGCTAGATACCTGCATTGAGTTAAGCACAAAACTCACCGGTGTTCTAAATATTCCTGTGGATATCCACCAATTAAACTCCGCTTCCCTGAGTTTCTGTTATTACGCCTCCCAGGGCAGGATACTATTCTGCAGGGACAGGGAAGAAGTGTATCAGTATAAAGAAAAAACCTGGATTATGTACATGGATTTTTACCCTTTTCTCAAGCAGAATCTGCTGGATTTGCTCGAGGTCTGA
- a CDS encoding YtrH family sporulation protein has protein sequence MESFGQKLLLIFFTALGVVLGASLIGSLAAVLSAQPPLKTMTKLAYEIKIWAIVAAIGGTFTTIEVLEMGIFEGEIINVIKQFLFIFSAFLGAQVGYSIIWSLSGGQ, from the coding sequence ATGGAAAGTTTCGGCCAAAAGCTTCTTCTCATCTTTTTTACCGCTCTGGGAGTGGTACTGGGAGCCAGCCTGATCGGTTCCCTAGCCGCAGTTCTCAGCGCTCAACCTCCTTTGAAAACCATGACCAAACTCGCTTACGAAATTAAGATCTGGGCCATTGTCGCCGCTATCGGGGGCACTTTTACCACTATCGAAGTATTAGAAATGGGGATTTTTGAAGGGGAAATTATTAATGTCATAAAACAGTTTCTCTTTATTTTCAGCGCTTTCCTCGGCGCCCAGGTAGGTTATTCTATAATCTGGTCCCTGAGCGGTGGTCAGTAA
- a CDS encoding SHOCT domain-containing protein, with product MKKVVGLALVLIMVLTVGLIAAVAAEPDSVLAKPFRGAGAKYGGLQRLLENGTIDQEQYEKITAVIAEIADLREELKDLEPAERRAKMAEVKEAKLKELLESGVISEEQYDQLMALMDRGFPRRGFGALHGKRPADIGVKNIRLYQRLEELGNQEINDALKKLKETVDKRTEVLKEIKKEILPQLREVWKSRDTERNKQIIQKRIEELDVESKLAQAKIDVRKAGLKIELELSEEQIDEKAIIEELKFIIDKEEEITTLLEQKLKLYQETVELFQ from the coding sequence ATGAAAAAAGTTGTTGGATTGGCGTTAGTGTTAATAATGGTTTTGACCGTCGGTTTAATTGCTGCTGTGGCGGCGGAACCGGATAGTGTGTTGGCAAAACCATTTAGAGGGGCTGGCGCCAAGTACGGCGGATTACAGAGACTGTTAGAAAATGGAACTATAGACCAGGAACAGTACGAAAAAATTACGGCAGTGATAGCCGAAATAGCTGATTTGAGAGAAGAGTTAAAAGACCTGGAACCGGCGGAACGTCGGGCCAAAATGGCGGAAGTGAAAGAGGCCAAGCTGAAGGAACTGCTGGAAAGCGGAGTTATCAGTGAGGAACAGTATGATCAATTAATGGCCTTAATGGACAGAGGGTTTCCTCGCCGTGGTTTTGGAGCGTTGCATGGCAAGAGACCGGCTGATATCGGTGTGAAGAACATTAGACTTTACCAAAGACTTGAGGAACTGGGGAATCAAGAGATAAATGATGCGCTGAAAAAATTAAAAGAAACTGTTGATAAAAGGACAGAAGTGCTCAAGGAGATCAAAAAGGAAATTCTTCCCCAGCTACGGGAAGTTTGGAAATCAAGGGATACAGAGAGAAATAAACAAATAATCCAAAAGAGAATTGAGGAATTGGATGTAGAAAGTAAGCTTGCCCAGGCTAAAATCGACGTAAGAAAGGCAGGGCTCAAGATTGAATTAGAACTTTCTGAGGAACAAATTGATGAAAAAGCTATAATTGAAGAACTGAAATTTATAATTGATAAAGAAGAAGAGATAACCACTTTATTAGAACAGAAACTAAAATTATATCAAGAAACCGTAGAATTATTTCAATAG
- a CDS encoding response regulator transcription factor, with amino-acid sequence MSRLIYVVDDEANIRNLIQAYLKKEGYEVEVFGSGEEMLAKFNEQKPHMCIIDIMMPGIDGYELCRKIRDKSDIPIIIVSARDEELDKILGLELGGDDYLTKPFSPRELVTRVKTVFRRVRPVQPKERQILTVGNVNIFIDERRVEVNGVEVELTTKEFDLLCHLCLNKNKAFTRDELLNKVWGYDYYGRSRAVDDVIKRLRKKFRDCNGKINIKTVWGYGYKVEE; translated from the coding sequence GTGAGCAGGCTTATTTATGTTGTTGATGACGAAGCGAACATTAGAAATCTCATCCAGGCCTACCTGAAAAAAGAAGGTTATGAAGTAGAGGTTTTCGGCAGCGGGGAGGAAATGCTTGCTAAATTTAATGAGCAAAAACCACACATGTGTATTATCGACATTATGATGCCGGGTATTGATGGGTATGAGCTGTGCAGAAAAATAAGGGACAAGAGCGACATACCAATAATTATTGTTTCTGCCAGGGATGAAGAATTAGACAAAATTTTGGGCTTAGAACTGGGGGGCGATGATTATCTCACCAAGCCCTTCAGTCCCAGGGAACTTGTTACGAGGGTAAAGACGGTGTTCAGGAGGGTACGCCCGGTTCAACCAAAAGAAAGGCAAATTCTTACTGTTGGAAATGTCAATATATTTATCGATGAAAGAAGAGTTGAAGTTAATGGTGTAGAGGTGGAACTTACAACCAAAGAATTTGATCTGCTATGCCATTTGTGTTTGAACAAGAACAAGGCCTTTACCAGGGATGAACTATTAAACAAAGTGTGGGGCTATGACTATTATGGGAGATCGAGGGCCGTCGATGATGTCATAAAAAGACTCAGAAAAAAATTTAGAGATTGTAACGGTAAAATAAACATCAAAACGGTTTGGGGATACGGTTATAAAGTGGAGGAATAA